From the genome of Verrucomicrobiia bacterium:
AACCCTACTCTGTCTCGTAGCCGTCCCGCATGCGGGATAACGAGGCGGAACTAACCTCCAATTTCTGCGTACCCATGCTCGGATTAGCCTCTTCAGCCCCATAAAACCTATTCCCCCTTCAATCTCTGAACGTTAAAAGTAGAGCGTTGGACGTTGAACGTTTCCCTTCTCTATCAATGTTCGATCCCCCCCATCATTGGCCCGCCGGTGCAACCGGCTTTTGTGGCCATTAGACCACAAACTTCTCCCACCCCACTCCCTCATACTTCGCCTCGAACTGATCCGGATGCAGCAGCTCCGCCAATATCTCCAGCGAATCCACCAAGCGCGGTCCCGGCCGGTTGAAGTAACTGTTTCCATCGATCATGAACACCTTGCCCTTCTGCACCGCCTGCAGATCGTTCCAGTGCGGTTGCTTGATCAATGAATTCACCTCCGCCCGCGTCCGCTCCAGATCGAAACCGCACGGCATCACCAGAATGATTTCTGGATCATGCTCCTGCACCACGCTCCAGTTGATCCACGGCGAATGCTTCCCCGCCTCACCGAACAGCGAGACACCGCCAGCCAGCTCGATCATCTCCGGCACCCAGTTTCCCGCCGCCATCAATGGATCCAGCCACTCGATGCATGCCACCTTCGGACGCGTCTTCACCAGGCACGCCTTCTCGATCACCTCCACACACCGCATCTTGTATTCCTTGATGATCGGCTTCGCGTCCTCCATCGCATTGAACGCATTCGCCACCTGCGC
Proteins encoded in this window:
- a CDS encoding cobalamin-binding protein, whose amino-acid sequence is MSRPRIVSLLPSATEIVAALGLGSYLVGRSHECDYPESVEDLPVCSRANVNTGANSAAIDTEVKSLLEKGLSLYGIDLDKLKELKPTHIITQAQCEVCAVTVDEVEEAAQSLMPSQPKVISLSPKRFADLWTDMAQVANAFNAMEDAKPIIKEYKMRCVEVIEKACLVKTRPKVACIEWLDPLMAAGNWVPEMIELAGGVSLFGEAGKHSPWINWSVVQEHDPEIILVMPCGFDLERTRAEVNSLIKQPHWNDLQAVQKGKVFMIDGNSYFNRPGPRLVDSLEILAELLHPDQFEAKYEGVGWEKFVV